From a single bacterium genomic region:
- a CDS encoding esterase yields the protein MKTRGQVIVEEFRSRCLEGNPLGDDFVRETPVYLPEGFSKSGEYPLLVVLSGFTGSGLTHINWSAWLEPLPVRIERLINEKVIPPCVVLMPDCFTRLGGAQYINSSATGDYEDYVCGELVPWMRREFHAGLSPEKTVVMGKSSGGYGAFVLAARHPEIFGWCIMHSGDCYFDYGYLPEFPNALKELRKHASPKDMIALYGNQRKRVANEAVNITAMSACYSPNPDSPYGFDYPFDLQTGEIREDVWERWLMHDPVRMAGDERIIENLKRLSGVYIDCGISDEFHLQWGARILSTRLIEAEVAHTHEEFEGGHFNTQWRYDESLKWLGERW from the coding sequence ATGAAAACTCGCGGACAAGTTATCGTAGAGGAGTTTCGCTCGCGGTGCCTTGAGGGCAATCCGCTCGGCGACGACTTCGTACGCGAAACTCCGGTTTATTTGCCGGAAGGATTTTCAAAGAGCGGTGAATATCCGCTGCTGGTGGTACTGTCGGGATTCACAGGCAGCGGCTTGACGCACATCAACTGGAGCGCGTGGCTGGAGCCGCTGCCGGTCAGAATTGAGCGGCTGATAAACGAGAAAGTTATTCCGCCGTGTGTGGTGCTGATGCCGGATTGCTTTACAAGACTTGGCGGAGCGCAATACATCAACTCGTCGGCGACGGGTGACTACGAGGATTATGTGTGCGGCGAGCTTGTGCCGTGGATGCGGCGCGAGTTTCACGCCGGGCTGTCGCCGGAGAAGACGGTCGTGATGGGGAAGTCTTCGGGCGGCTACGGTGCATTCGTGCTGGCGGCGCGGCATCCGGAGATCTTCGGCTGGTGTATCATGCATTCGGGGGATTGCTATTTCGACTACGGCTACCTGCCGGAGTTTCCAAACGCGCTGAAGGAATTGCGCAAACACGCCTCGCCGAAAGACATGATCGCGCTTTACGGTAATCAACGCAAGCGCGTGGCAAACGAAGCGGTCAACATCACCGCGATGTCGGCTTGTTATTCGCCCAATCCCGATTCGCCGTACGGGTTTGATTATCCGTTCGACCTGCAAACCGGGGAAATCCGCGAAGATGTCTGGGAGCGCTGGCTGATGCACGATCCCGTGCGCATGGCAGGTGACGAGAGAATTATCGAGAACTTGAAGAGACTTTCCGGAGTTTACATCGATTGCGGCATCAGCGATGAGTTTCATTTGCAGTGGGGTGCGCGGATATTGTCAACACGGCTGATTGAAGCCGAGGTCGCGCACACGCACGAAGAATTTGAAGGCGGGCATTTCAACACGCAGTGGCGATATGACGAAAGCTTGAAGTGGCTCGGCGAAAGATGGTAA
- a CDS encoding putative metal-dependent hydrolase, producing the protein MAYRAREALHLPRNAGINRNTDRPTQEKEEVIVDIELLKYPIGKFDGKRPATAAERAESIAVLREQPNKLRAAIAGLNDRQLDTPYREGGWTVRQLVHHISDSHLNAYMRTKFALTEDNYEIRPYNQTNWVNTPDGFLEPEVSLKLLEAIHEKWILLLEKLTPEQFDRRMTHPERPGQDLDIKWLLGLYSWHGTHHIAHITKLRERMGW; encoded by the coding sequence ATGGCATATCGAGCACGCGAAGCATTGCACCTGCCGCGAAATGCCGGAATCAATCGCAACACTGATCGCCCAACACAAGAAAAAGAAGAAGTAATCGTGGACATCGAACTGCTGAAGTATCCGATTGGAAAGTTTGACGGAAAGCGGCCTGCAACGGCCGCGGAGCGCGCGGAGAGCATCGCCGTTTTGCGCGAACAGCCGAACAAGCTGCGCGCGGCTATCGCGGGGCTGAATGACCGGCAGCTCGACACACCTTATCGCGAAGGCGGCTGGACGGTGCGGCAGCTTGTGCACCATATTTCCGATTCACATCTGAACGCTTACATGCGCACCAAGTTCGCTTTGACCGAAGACAACTACGAAATCCGGCCCTACAATCAGACCAATTGGGTCAACACCCCGGACGGATTTCTTGAGCCGGAAGTTTCCCTAAAGCTGCTCGAGGCGATTCACGAGAAGTGGATATTGCTGCTTGAAAAACTGACTCCGGAGCAGTTTGATCGCCGGATGACACATCCCGAGCGGCCTGGACAGGACCTGGACATCAAATGGCTGCTCGGGTTATATTCGTGGCATGGCACACATCACATCGCGCACATCACGAAGCTGCGCGAACGGATGGGATGGTGA
- a CDS encoding DUF3696 domain-containing protein, protein MLTRLSLKNFKSWRETGDINLSRVTGFFGTNSSGKTSLLQSLLLLKQTKEGTDRRAPLRTGDDTSYVDLGVFSDMLFGHANNQGLELDLSWQVGKSKYAFGFGEKPAFPINLSFATHVKEIDGVPTTSNFLYKLGEKSIGMTRLENGKEGHYDIIASGYEKVRAVGRKWPVPNPIKCYGFPDEVRTYFQRMDFVQDYAYELEQQLSRLYYLGPLREYPKRNYVWGGDIPEDVGRRGENSIAAILASRKWEDYIRRGKGTKAMSLEERIATWLQELGMIHSFRLHQLSDDKKQYQVRVKRAANSHEVLITDVGFGVSQILPVLTLCYYVPSESTILLEQPEIHLHPAVQQGLADVLIDAAQTRKIQIIVESHSEHFLRRLQRRVAEKMIPQKDVRLYFCQHAESESKIEALDIDLLGNITNWPRGFFGDSAGDIIAMTEAQIKAQRT, encoded by the coding sequence ATGCTTACACGGCTGAGTCTAAAGAACTTCAAGTCCTGGCGCGAGACTGGTGATATCAACTTGTCTCGCGTAACGGGCTTTTTTGGTACGAATAGCTCCGGCAAAACGAGCTTGTTGCAATCCCTGTTGTTGCTCAAGCAAACCAAAGAGGGGACAGATCGGCGCGCACCATTGCGTACGGGTGACGATACGTCTTATGTTGATTTAGGCGTGTTCTCAGACATGTTATTTGGTCACGCTAACAATCAAGGGCTTGAGCTGGATCTCAGTTGGCAAGTCGGCAAAAGCAAGTATGCGTTTGGATTTGGTGAGAAGCCAGCTTTTCCGATTAACTTGTCTTTTGCAACTCATGTCAAGGAGATAGATGGGGTTCCTACAACATCAAATTTTCTTTACAAGCTGGGTGAAAAATCAATAGGAATGACGCGCCTTGAGAATGGCAAGGAAGGCCATTATGACATTATTGCTTCTGGATACGAAAAGGTGCGCGCAGTAGGCAGGAAATGGCCGGTACCAAATCCAATTAAGTGTTATGGCTTTCCAGATGAAGTACGCACCTATTTTCAGCGCATGGATTTCGTTCAAGACTACGCCTATGAGCTCGAGCAACAACTCTCTCGTCTTTACTACCTGGGGCCACTAAGAGAATATCCGAAACGAAACTATGTTTGGGGGGGAGATATTCCCGAAGACGTTGGAAGAAGAGGAGAAAATTCAATTGCGGCGATTCTCGCGTCCCGAAAGTGGGAGGATTATATAAGGCGCGGAAAAGGTACAAAAGCGATGTCACTTGAAGAGCGAATTGCAACATGGCTGCAAGAGCTTGGAATGATCCACTCTTTTAGACTCCACCAACTTTCCGACGACAAGAAACAGTATCAAGTTCGCGTGAAGCGAGCCGCAAATTCTCACGAAGTGCTTATTACCGACGTTGGGTTTGGTGTGTCGCAAATTCTTCCTGTGCTAACGCTATGTTATTACGTTCCGAGCGAAAGTACGATCTTACTTGAGCAACCGGAAATACATCTACATCCCGCAGTACAGCAGGGGTTGGCCGATGTGCTAATAGACGCTGCACAGACACGGAAGATTCAAATCATAGTTGAGAGTCATTCCGAGCATTTTTTACGGCGCCTTCAAAGAAGAGTTGCAGAAAAAATGATTCCTCAGAAAGATGTACGATTGTACTTTTGCCAACATGCTGAAAGCGAGTCTAAGATAGAAGCGTTAGATATTGACTTGCTCGGGAATATCACAAATTGGCCGAGAGGGTTCTTTGGTGATTCTGCGGGGGATATTATTGCTATGACAGAAGCACAAATCAAGGCTCAGCGCACTTGA
- a CDS encoding putative metal-dependent hydrolase translates to MEELKYPIGKFQYNGAATAAERRERIELIREMPFELGNAIAGLTDAQLDTPYREGGWTVRQVVHHLTDASLIFYSRTKHALTEECPRFMGYNDDEWLKLADTKSPVDSALMLLEGLHVRWVAILEAMSPADFERKYIHFARGEEAIDYLLAYSAWHGRHHTAHILALRKRMGW, encoded by the coding sequence ATGGAAGAACTGAAATACCCGATTGGCAAGTTCCAGTATAACGGAGCTGCCACGGCGGCGGAGCGTCGCGAGCGAATTGAGCTGATTCGCGAGATGCCGTTTGAACTTGGGAACGCGATTGCCGGGCTGACCGACGCGCAGCTCGACACGCCTTATCGCGAGGGCGGATGGACGGTCAGACAGGTTGTGCATCATCTGACGGACGCGAGCCTCATTTTCTACAGCAGAACGAAGCATGCTCTGACGGAAGAGTGTCCGCGGTTCATGGGGTACAACGACGATGAATGGCTGAAGCTTGCCGACACGAAGTCGCCGGTAGATTCCGCGCTGATGCTGCTGGAAGGATTGCATGTGCGCTGGGTTGCGATTCTGGAGGCGATGAGTCCTGCGGACTTTGAGCGGAAGTATATTCACTTCGCGCGCGGCGAAGAGGCGATTGACTATCTGCTCGCCTACTCCGCCTGGCACGGCAGACATCACACGGCACACATACTCGCGCTGCGCAAGCGCATGGGCTGGTAA
- a CDS encoding DoxX family membrane protein, whose translation MNRSLREQILTGLDWTFRLLLAGLFLYAAWPKLLDPADFARSITNYKVSLPVIGQNYVYLTAMLLPALEAVAAICLFLPKLKRGAALVFVFLLTLFTVLIFQAVMRGLNIDCGCFGNSATAAALATKVGWSKIFENLGWLAMAIFIYMRACPPKPRYRL comes from the coding sequence ATGAACAGAAGCCTTCGCGAGCAGATACTTACCGGCCTCGATTGGACATTTCGCCTGCTTCTGGCGGGGCTATTCCTTTATGCGGCATGGCCGAAACTGCTCGATCCGGCGGACTTCGCACGGTCGATTACAAACTACAAGGTCAGCCTGCCCGTCATCGGACAGAATTATGTCTATCTGACGGCGATGCTCCTGCCCGCACTTGAAGCCGTGGCGGCAATCTGCCTGTTTCTGCCGAAACTGAAGCGCGGTGCCGCACTGGTCTTTGTGTTTTTGCTGACCTTGTTCACGGTGCTAATCTTTCAAGCCGTCATGCGCGGATTGAACATTGATTGCGGTTGCTTCGGAAACTCCGCGACTGCAGCGGCATTAGCAACGAAAGTCGGATGGAGCAAGATTTTCGAGAATCTCGGGTGGCTGGCGATGGCGATTTTCATTTACATGCGCGCCTGTCCGCCTAAACCACGATACAGACTCTAA
- a CDS encoding T9SS type A sorting domain-containing protein: protein MVKRRSIALVLGVLVSSLLIAAPRMLPTKPDVMPEFHVPRENSRALDENWVYVQTLYDASQFAPDYWGAVPVGFAKANQTRAFLATLHTIFRTLDGGRTWTNLDPQPAPTPSPVFQSLRHPRFISDITWRPVRRTELNADSIYIAVYDVAGNGGILRLIRGFGSQHVLWPADSLNHTLESDRWLTGIAAPDSNIAVALAGLDARIYRNDSMLTSVNWDTLPERFTGTWVSEVTTMNNFIYAVGSNQWLSLDRGFSWQQLPAADPLGDRDIDFAPNSGHAIVCGGSEDPSSGWVRYTNDFGQTWSPRTLQTNIPLNTVLLLNDTLGYCAGGSAEDAIGRVWRTTDGGATWELELEVEAEITELGYARESGGYINVIAAGYFADFRCGVWRSHLQFPDTTGPAIVLSNDTLTFYAAAGETMVQEVALKNVGDANVSIFDMVEAGPFTTSCCAQDILLLPGDSTIITVTFVPGIEGEYANSLRILTEYNEYVALEVIGTTFSSAEPRATLPQELSLSVYPNPGNAEFRLSYSLTKNSAVSLTLFDITGREVATLVDGVRNAGEHVVHWSANAQPSGVYFAVLNAGESRRVSKLVLLK, encoded by the coding sequence ATGGTGAAACGGCGTAGCATTGCTCTTGTATTAGGAGTGCTTGTTAGCAGCCTATTGATTGCTGCTCCTCGCATGCTGCCGACCAAGCCGGACGTTATGCCCGAGTTTCATGTGCCGCGCGAAAACTCGCGCGCGCTGGACGAGAACTGGGTGTATGTGCAGACTCTGTATGACGCGTCACAGTTTGCGCCGGATTATTGGGGGGCTGTGCCGGTCGGATTTGCAAAAGCGAATCAGACGCGCGCATTTCTCGCTACCCTCCATACGATATTCCGCACACTTGACGGCGGCCGCACTTGGACCAACCTGGATCCGCAGCCTGCTCCGACCCCTTCGCCCGTTTTTCAATCGCTCCGTCATCCCAGATTTATTTCCGATATTACATGGCGGCCCGTGCGCAGGACGGAGCTGAACGCGGACAGCATTTACATTGCCGTTTATGACGTTGCAGGTAACGGCGGCATTCTGCGGTTGATTCGCGGATTCGGTTCGCAACATGTTTTGTGGCCGGCAGACTCTCTCAACCACACCCTGGAAAGCGATCGGTGGCTGACCGGTATCGCCGCTCCGGATTCTAATATAGCTGTAGCCTTGGCCGGCCTCGACGCGCGAATATACCGCAACGATTCGATGCTCACATCTGTGAATTGGGACACACTGCCGGAAAGATTCACGGGCACGTGGGTGAGCGAAGTGACGACGATGAATAACTTCATCTATGCGGTCGGTTCGAATCAATGGCTGTCACTGGACCGCGGATTTTCGTGGCAGCAGCTTCCGGCGGCGGATCCGCTGGGTGACCGTGATATTGATTTTGCGCCGAACAGCGGACATGCCATCGTGTGCGGCGGCAGTGAAGATCCGTCTTCGGGCTGGGTGCGCTACACCAATGACTTCGGCCAGACATGGTCGCCGCGCACATTGCAAACAAATATTCCGCTAAACACGGTGCTGCTGCTGAACGACACGCTGGGCTATTGCGCAGGCGGCAGCGCGGAAGACGCGATTGGCCGGGTGTGGAGAACGACGGACGGGGGCGCGACGTGGGAGCTTGAACTGGAAGTAGAGGCCGAAATCACCGAGCTCGGGTATGCGCGCGAGAGCGGAGGATACATCAATGTAATTGCCGCAGGATATTTCGCGGATTTTCGCTGCGGAGTGTGGCGCTCTCACCTGCAATTCCCCGATACCACCGGTCCGGCGATTGTACTTTCAAACGACACGCTGACTTTTTACGCTGCGGCAGGAGAGACGATGGTACAGGAGGTCGCATTGAAGAACGTCGGCGACGCCAATGTGTCTATCTTTGACATGGTCGAGGCGGGACCGTTTACGACGTCGTGCTGCGCGCAGGATATCTTATTACTCCCCGGAGATTCCACGATTATCACCGTGACGTTTGTCCCCGGCATTGAAGGCGAGTACGCGAACAGCCTGCGAATCCTGACGGAATACAACGAGTACGTCGCGCTGGAAGTAATCGGGACGACGTTCTCGAGCGCAGAGCCGCGAGCGACTTTGCCGCAGGAGCTTTCACTTTCGGTTTATCCCAATCCCGGAAATGCGGAATTCCGGTTGAGCTACTCGCTGACAAAAAACAGCGCTGTTTCGCTGACGCTTTTTGATATAACAGGCCGCGAGGTGGCAACGCTTGTGGATGGTGTTCGCAATGCGGGTGAGCATGTTGTCCATTGGAGTGCAAACGCACAACCAAGCGGAGTTTATTTCGCCGTGCTGAATGCGGGGGAATCGCGACGAGTCTCGAAGCTTGTGCTCTTGAAATGA